One genomic segment of Panicum virgatum strain AP13 chromosome 2N, P.virgatum_v5, whole genome shotgun sequence includes these proteins:
- the LOC120662363 gene encoding spidroin-1-like, which produces MQNCIAILHRLSPGRHPQGRLGVNHHAFAPQLGTEGGGTVHRPRRHGRKGPALEAAAEIDRRRADPSPSLAMASAARGSGAVRAFASDRQEEEGGRARRWPARHGLRAAEGEVAATLPRDCPLELPARVRRHRPGRERRGSEASASRKRALVAPLAGCRWRREGRRRGSGGGRIRPHRHPAEWGAGGGGIRPHRPRGGMGSRELARGGGTAGAHRSGGSSSRVEAARPRAGRLGRRRELARGGWAVGAHGAGGASSRVEAGLPARTGAAARTRAGRRRNLALGGGAAGASSRVEAGLPVRTGPARGAGDAGVRSCVKAGPACGMGRRGRRRALGEGAEEVRRKGEGRTGGE; this is translated from the coding sequence ATGCAAAATTGCATCGCAATTTTGCATCGCCTCTCTCCTGGAAGGCATCCGCAGGGGCGCCTCGGGGTCAACCACCACGCCTTCGCGCCTCAGCTCGGAACGGAAGGAGGAGGCACCGTCCACCGtccccgccgccatggccgcaaaGGACCCGCGCTCGAGGCTGCCGCGGAGATCGACCGGCGGCGCGCAGATCCGAGCCCGAGCTtggccatggcctccgccgcgcgcggatCCGGCGCCGTGCGGGCCTTCGCCTCAGAcagacaggaggaggagggagggagggcgcggaggtggccggcgcgCCATGGCCTTCgcgcggcggagggggaggTGGCCGCCACCTTGCCGCGCGACTGCCCCCTGGAGCTCCCCGCCCGTGTCCGCCGGCACAGGCCAGGTCGAGAACGGCGGGGCAGCGAGGCCTCTGCGTCGAGGAAGCGTGCCCTCGTCGCTCCTCTCGCTGGCTGCCGCTGGCGGCGGGAGGGGAGACGGAGGGGATCAGgaggcggccggatccgcccgCACCGGCACCCGGCGGAATGGGGAGCAGGGGGCGGCGGGATCCGCCCGCACCGGCCCCGCGGCGGGATGGGGAGCAGGGAGCTCGCACGTGGAGGCGGGACCGCCGGCGCGCACAGGAGCGGCGGCTCCAGCTCACGCGTGGAGGCAGCGCGACCTCGCGCAGGGAGGCTTGGCCGCCGGCGCGAGCTCGCGCGTGGAGGCTGGGCCGTCGGTGCGCACGGAGCTGGCGGCGCGAGCTCGCGCGTGGAAGCGGGGCTGCCGGCGCgcacgggggcggcggcgcgaactcgggcggggaggcggcgcaaCCTCGCGTTGGGAGGAGGGGCCGCCGGCGCGAGCTCGCGCGTGGAGGCCGGGCTGCCGGTGCGCACAGGGCCGGCGCGTGGAGCCGGGGACGCCGGCGTGAGGTCGTGCGTGAAGGCGGGCCCCGCGTGCGGGatggggaggagggggcggcggcgagctctaggggagggagcagaggaggtGCGGCGCAAGGGGGAagggaggaccggaggagagtGA